GATGTGAAAGATTGGTGTGTCTAGTTCTGgactaatttaaataataataataacaacaacaaaccagtCAATCCCCagttcctccttctctcccttgaTCACTCTGATTTATTAATATTGAGGATTTTGGTCAAAGACATACTGAAGGGAAATGTTAAAAACTGCTATAATAATTTCCCTCCCTTTCAACTGTTGGAAGCaaaattcatttatttcaaCAGCATTTACCTTCAATTTCTTTCCTCACTTTTTCTCAGTCATCTTTTAGTATGatggaaaaagagagggaaacaTGCTGCCATcttaaaaaaaggcagagtcTATCCAGAGGAGGTGAAGAGTTTGACTATACCCCATTTCACTTACAGTGGAAGTCCAATGCAGTATGATAAATGGCATTTTCCTCAGCTTTCATGCACAGCTTTGCTCTCTTCCCAAgcaaactgaaaggaaaaaaatgaagcaaccTATAAGAACCAGAAACAAAGCATGGAAAGTCACATTTTGGTTctaaatgcaaagcagaaaatcctATGTTCTaatgcaggggaagaaaaaagaaccaactaaacagaaaaccaaaaaaccctcttaTTTTGAAGCAAAATGAGAAGTTCTATTTCAAGAAGTTTCACAACAAAAGAAGAACCTTGTTATCAGTCAGAGATTTTTCAatgatgctttttgttttcttggctcACAGatcacaaacacatttttttaaaagctaatgcAGTTCCTAAAATACCTTCAAAAAGGTGATGAATTAACCACATtcaaatttttcttcctgcatcaGATTCAGACTTCAATTATATTATCAtcccacacaacaaaaccaactcACAGATATGGATGGTGGCTCCCTTTCACACTCATTTGGCAGACTGGCCACAACTATGTGTCATTCTCTTACTGAAGCTACAACCACAGAGCTGGCAAAAGACATTCTCTTCTTTCAGGCCCCAATCCAGCAACTGCTGAAGCCAGGTGGGAGCACTGCAAAGGCTTCACATTGCAAACAGGCTCCTTGGAGCAGCTGAGCCACGCACAGTTGGCAGGCAAAGTCATCTGGAAAGGCACTAGCACTTCACCAGGCAGAACACTGATCTTACCTCAACcacttgcttttaaaactgtctttGTGTTCCTTAGTGTCACACAAGTGACACAGAAAGGTATGAGATAGATACCCAGGAATCACACTCCTGGGTAGCAGAGAAAAtgttagaaagcaagaggaagacTCTTTGCTCCCTGTCAACACAGGTCCACAAGAAGCAGGACTGAGAATTCCGTTCTATGTCTTGACATCAAAGGGCAAACATCTGACATTTAAATCATCAAGAACTGCTCATTTTACAGGCTTAATAATATGAATATGTGATTACTTAATTGTATAATCTGGAAGCAATCCTTCAAAACAGAGGCTGTGCAAACAgccttgcattttatttaatccTAACTTTGGAAAAGAACTTCTTGCACATTGTGGCAATGTGTATATAAGAGCACATATGTTCTACTTCTGTTTACTTTAGGACAAACTCAACATAATATgtttacttaaaaattattcagaaaggTAAGCTAAAGAACTTAGCACTGTTGATTGCATGCCATACAGAATTTTCTCAGGCTGCTGAAGTTACCAAATCCAAAAACCCCTCCAAGAGAGAGAGCTGCTGAGAAGAAAGGACTAAAGCACATATCCCCTCTTTGCCAGCATAAAACCcaaacaggagagagaaattaGAAGGCCAGCTGCAAGTCTTCTACTGCCACAGAAGTtcacagagcacagaaaaattTCTATATGCCAATAAGACGACCAGAGTTCACTAGCAAAAATACATGTTCTttgcaaaacacaaactgaaggCACTCACAGAAATAGACTACCAACAACCAGCAGAGGTCTGTTACCtactcattttgcttttaaaagctcCTCCCACAGTCTACTACAGTTTTAAaaggcacaaactgaaaaaatgcaacaaaacaaaccaacaaaaaaaaacccaaaccaatgTACccaccctccaaaaaaaaaaagaagagaaaaaagaaaaaaaaagccccaccctACTAAAATGTTTTGGCTTTCACCAAAAAGGTTATTTAAGGGGAAGTCTTCAGGATTCTTAGTTTTGGTACTACACAACCCCTCAGAACACATAGAGGCACACTGCAAACAATAAAAAGAGCTTATCCAGAGCCCTGTGAAGCAACCTGTTTAAACCTAAAATAACTTCTAAAGTACTCGAGAACAAACTTTTAACACTTTGTTAACTACTCCTTAAAATAGAAAGTAATGACCGCACCAAAAGCAACAAACAGCACCAAAACAACTACCTTTAGCGCTTGCCCTTCAGAAGGTACGTGCAATATAACAAAACTAAACAGCTCTTGTGAACAACTGCTAAAAACACATTAAGATAGAACTATCTCCATCTGGCAGGTTTATTGTCTTAAGAGAAAAAGTTACACCTGTGTCTGAAAGCTTGTTAGGCTGTGGCAGCCTGCATGGGTGTTATTTTTTCAATGCATATGTGTGTGGTTTGCtttgtcctgttttcttttaaacccTGGAAGAAGGAGCCATGTGTCTACATAGGTGTAGTTCTGTGTGCATGGTCAACAAACCTTCTTGAAAACCTGACTGTAGTAATCATATAATCAGCATTCCAGGGGAGGGAAAAATGCTCAGTGTAAGATGTGGTGAGTCAAACACAAACCCAAGAGGATCTTTCTAGTAGATTATATTATACAAgtcttaaagaaaatgaagattatATATCTAGTCCTTAACCACAATGGTTTATTTTGCTGTCCTGTAGTCTATGAAAAAGAGTAATTCACGTTATAAGTAAAAAAGGAACTGATGTTAATGTAGTAACTGCTGAGTGTGTAGAAGTTTGATTTAAATGGAGGGTGAAAAGAGATAGAGGAAGCGTAGCACACGAAGGTCTGCTCttctatttttcctctttcagttcaTGGTTCCTTCTACTAAGTCTGCTCTCTCTTCTTTTGTGCTAGTACTCAGGATACATACCTCTTCCCTTCCATGCCTTCTAAGTAATTAGGCTGGCCTCATAATCTATGACTAGTTGCTTTTTAACACTGAATTCCTCTGGACAAGATCTATTCTAGAAATTGGAGTAGTGTAAAGctagccactttttttttctcatacacAGACATCTACTACAGTGATCCTTGCCACTTTGGCTCAATTCCAGTAGCTCTCTCCTTAGTGACTTTCCTTAGTTCAAAGGTTGCAGCAATTGTCATAATCTCATGCACGATTCCTAAGGTCAGACTGCTGGTGGCATTCAGGTACCTCctttgattttcaaaagcactgcaGTGAGTTGGGAAACCAAATGTCTTTGCAAACTAACCCCACAATAACCCTGGTCCCAAAATCATCCCTTGTATTGTATTGGCTGAAAACAGACCATGTTCACCCTGGAACACAGAGATAATTATCGATGTCAAGAAATATGTGAGAACCTgattaaaaggaagaacagtCACTCTCAGCGTCAGgcaaatgaaacatttattgCAGGAAATGTAGGTAGGGTGGCATCAGACATATACTGACTATCTTCCCATTTCCTCCAAGAAGCAGAGACACCTACAAACTCTTGTGACCTATCTTCAAAAGAACTACTTATGAGGTTAGAGAACTTATTGATATAGTCTAGTGCAAATATCAGAGTTCTTACACAAATACACTAACTAGCATCATCTACCAGAGAAAACACCATTCATAGGTTGGCAGCTGTACACTTGGCTTGGCACAGGGAAAAATTACAAGGTCAAAGGCTTGTAAAACTTTGTATCTTTATTAAAACTTTTAGTTTTATTAGAATTGGCAGTTGCACCTCTCCTTTGCTAAGCTGGgcaagtttttgttgtttggttgtgtggagttgtggggttttttctatttttctgtgcCATAGGGTATTTTTGGGTTAGGGAgctctgaaagcaaaaataaacagcaacCACAATGCAATTATCAAGAAAGCAAGCTGAGCAAGCAGTCTATCTTCTTGTCATGAGTCTTCCTTCTTCAGAATGACAGACCAGCCTTCAGCAATCCTGTCATCTTGTCTGTGATACAGGAAATGTCTGCCAGAAGCTGATTTCCTCTGGATGTCTTAAATGGACGTGACAATGTGGTGTTTGCcagcctgctgcccctgcaAGGCTGTAGTCTCTTGCTGATAAGCAATACTAAGGCAAAAGACCTTCAGGCTCATTAGGTCAGATTCAGGTATAATTAAGCAGATTTGAAGAGAAGCTTTAGCTCCAGATTTATTTTTGGACTGAAGAGATCAGAATGAGAATTCTTAAGGATAAGACACCTTATTAGTCTCACAAACAGGATTTTAGAACTGTTTAAGTCTACTTGCACTCAGAAACGTCAGTCTACATGCAGAACCTGATGTTAACTTTTAACTCCTCCTTCAAGCTTAAGACTTCGAAGTTTGATATGTACAGTGAGATAAAAATATACGGATTGATCAGGTAAACTGACTCTATCAAATTATAATGTTTATTTCAGTCACAGCAAACATAAGGTCTCTTTTATATTACTAAGGCACAGAAAGAACCAAGGACTGAGTATGTTGctggaggttaaaaaaaaacaaacctaaacaAAAACACTTCAATTAGTAGTCCAAGTAAATAACCCAAAGGGatcccctcccttctcctgtAAGATTCTTTATTCAAATACAGGTGAAAACAACAGTTCATTGCACCCTAGCAACTTCTTTGGAGACCAAGTGGTCCTAGAGCAGAttcctgtgaagaaatttaGTGAAGGTCAAAATCAGGAGACAAAGAAGTTGAAATCAGTTTGCTTCATATTGAAAATCCTGTGGGAAGAGACTTTTCCTTATGCTGTTGTCATTGAGTTACAATGCCTTTCTGCCTGGTGTTTCTACAGTTATCTGCACTCTTCCCTTCCTTAAAACTGAAGGATCATAATGGAGTGGATCAGGTTTCCAAGTGAGttcatttctttccttaaaTCTATGGCATTACTCGTCTAAATGAACAAGCAGGAAACAGATCTGGTAAAGAAGAAAGTGTAAAGTTTGTCTTGAGAAGACtcaaaaatatctgaagaaacACAACACAGGCTAAATGGTAAGTGACCAGTTGAGTTCCTCATTTACAGTCAGTGACATGACTGTCCCCTGTTAATGGTGAAATTTTTACTGtcagctgtggcagcagggaaATGTATAAGGTACAACCTTCCCAAGGAAGACTCATCACTATAAACAGCACACACTAATATGGCATGTTCTATGCTATAGTTTAGTAAAATCTTACCATAACACAAGTGGAAAAATGTTAGTTTGTTAGTGCCCACTATAGAATTGAAATTTACTACCTGCCCTCACCCTCAACCCACAAGCCTTAGGATGCCTTTCTGGACGATATTGCTTCCTCTCAGTGAAATGCTAaaattcctgttttgttttgagtaatttatttcagttgtcTGTCTTCTTGCTGGTAGATCATCCTCATTTTCCAGTTCTAGCAACTGTCTGAATTGCTTTGATCCACTCTGTACGCTCTGTGGGTGAGGCTGCTTGCAAGTAATAGTGGATTTCATTTGCTGTGATGATTTCAAACAGGATGTTGTCCACATCGTACTTCTTGGCTACAGAGAAGAAATAGAGAAGTCAGCTATAAGGGAATCAAGTCTTGTATTTACAATGTTCCTTCCTTTCTACAGCTGTGCCTGATCAGGCCTTCACAGGATTGGGTCCATGAGACAGGTCTCTCGTTTGAAGAAACAATCCATTAATTCTGCAGATTTCACTCTCATGAGTCTCTGGTGAATTACCTCCAAACATGGAAGGATCTGCAAGCCTGCAGACAAATCACATTCCCCAAACCGTCTCATGCCTTGCCAGTTACAAAACCAGAATGTTTAAGTTAATGTCACATCCAGAATCTCCAGCTCTTTTCAAGTCTGCCAGCACAGCCTACACAAGTGCTGAGATGCCAACAGACTTTCTTGCTGGGTATGATAGCCTGCCTCTCCCATGGCAAAGGGAATGCATGGAATGAGTGTTTCTTGTTCCTTGCAGCAACGCTGAACCATTGCTGTTGCCACAACTTCTAGTTTTGGGAGTGAGCAGAATGTGAACAGTATTGATTTGTTGCCATAACCATTTCTAACATAAAGCCTCTATCCCAAACTCATCAACTAAAAAGAGCAAACTCATCTTACTTTGTCTAAGGCCAGTTATCCTAACAAAGGGATGGTGTCATCCTTTTGACAAGTCTTCTATAATCAGCTGCCAAAAGACAAGATTCCCTGTTGCTACCTTTACCACAGTACCCTTCTCCAGTAATTAAGACAGCAATAGAAAGACTCGTTATTAGAAGAATTACTGAATCATTGCACATAGATTGCTTTTGCATAAAAAAACACTTGTGATTTCAGGCAGATTGAAAGAATATACCAAAAACTTATTACACAGCTCATTCAATATATTTCTTACAGTCTGGCATATCTTCCACTGCTGTCACCACACAGCCTCTCAAGTGAATTGCTCCTAGCGGTTCTTCTCCCTGGTAAGgacaggaaattaaaaggaaatgaaatactTCTGAAAGTGTTCACATGTTGATATCTGGCTACGACTCCaaagtggaaacaaaaatatttgcaaacttAGTATGTCATCTGGGAAACCAGGGCATCCTCAGTCTGTGTGTGACACGGAGAGTAGGGGTGTGGTAGGGGGAACacctgaaaataaatagaaaaatctcTTGGGGACTTGGAATTCAGGATCTGCAGAGTTTTTAGCATGTCCTGAATAAAGGTACAAGAAGAATATAAGCCTTGTGCCAACTGTAGCTGTTATTTTGATGCCACAGTGAATCGAAAAAAAGATTAGTTAGAAAAAGAAGAGATCATTTGTAAGAAGCACTCTTACAAAACATGACAGCAGCTATACCCTTATTTACAATTTGGCCTTGCATGCACTTCAGAACTGTGGTAGTTAAAGAATGGGTGAAGATGCCTTTTTGTTGGCATAAATTTCAAAGAAGCAGTCCCAATAAGGTGACACACCTCATCTCTTTGGGAGGGGATGCCAGGAGGGGGAAAGGCAAGCTGGAAAGAGAGAGGTCAGAAACTCCTCAGTGTTGATTCTCCAGTGTGTCTAGGCTGCCTGTGCCTAGGGAGAAAGGCACAGCAGCTGTAACCCCCAGCAACACTGCTCCTGCAACAATGCAGGATGAAATAAAACCTGTGGGCTGAATCTACTTGAATGCCAGCTTCTGAGGGCAGGTTTTGCCCATGGCAGTGCTCCTTCCTTTATTAGGGCAGGGTTTGGCCTGTTAAGTGTCACACAAGAAATGGAATGCCATGTCTCAGCCTGACATAGAAAATCACTCAATTATAAACTGCAAAGTGATTGCATTGTGTCCATTTGcacttatttccttttaatcaaGTGAGAGTAAACATTAATTCTAATTAATCACAGGTAAGAGCTGAGAGCCCAGTTAAGCATTACCTGCTCCTACGTCTGGGTGTCTCTTGCAGCCTAACTTGGCAGCCTCAGAAACCATCCTTcactctgcttttccagaggATGGCACAaacagccctgctgtcctgtcTGGTATTCCCTATCACTCATTACCATGCAGATAATATATTCAGATCTTTCCACAAGGTGTTGACATTAAAACAAAGAGGGAAATAAATCAAATGCCTCTTACTCCAGCAGGATCGTAGTAGTGAAGATAAGCAGGATCATCCCTTAAAACAAACTTTCTCACTTTCCAGTTCTTCCTCCGATGTCCCTAGGAAAATTCAAAACCAGGAAGGTCATTAACTGCTTTGCCTGCAAGTGCTTTACAGTCATCTTGAGAGAACTGGcaaatacagaaggaaaaaagctgatTATTTTGGACAGGAATAGGACTTGAACCTGGCTCTTCTGCATCCTGCTGTTTTGCACAACTGGGCTATCACACTGgttgctctttttattttttgtacaaAGCAGAACAGCTTCAACATGGGACATTCCCCATAACAAGTCTCATAGTTGGGTAGTTATGACATTCACACAAGGTCTGTGAGAACTGGGTCTAAATGCTTGCCAGAAAACATGGCTGCAAAATGTCCTGCAGGAAGGTACCTTAACTACTGGTAAGAATGAGCTGAAGgtccttccctccccacaaagacaacaacaaaaagacttATCTGGCTTAAGCACTCTGCATGTTTAAGCAGTTCACAGCTGAGAAGCTCAAGcagaaaaaacaccaccaccttCCCATATGGACATAGACAGCTGTTTTCAAGACATCCACTGAAGACACCTGTTTTCTCCACCCACTGAAATGATGGGTGGGCAAAATCTCGATCTGCTGAAAGCCCTCTCAGTAGAAGCAGTGACACTTCCAAGCAATGATCCACAGCTCACTGAGGGTGACCAAATCCAGACTAACTCTGGTGGAAGACCATCATGAATCCTTTCCTCCaagcatttcaaaatattagTTTCTCAATTAGCTACATTGTTTGCAAGGAAGCTCTTACTGACTAGGCAGACATGAATGTGACAGGTTAAAAGTTAGCAGAAATAtgtgaatttaatttcttccattGCTTTTGAGTAATCCCATTGAGCAAGAGAAATACAAGTGAGCACCAGCAAAATGTTCCTAGGCTCCCAAGGAATATTTCAACAGTGGAGGTTCAGACTTGAtattagaaaacatttctttatagAGAGGTGATCAAACACCAAAGCAGGATTCCCAGAGAGGGGTTGATGCCCCACGTCTGTCAGTTTTTAAGAGGCacttggacaatgcccttaataacatgctttaaccttttgtcagccctgaagtggtcaggcagttggactaaatgatcgTTGTAGGTCACTTCCAACTGACCTATTATTTTCATTGAAGAGTCTTGGTTTTGCCTTCAGTTCACTAATACCTGCTTGCAATGGCCTCAAAAAGAAAGGATCTTGCCGTATTGCTTAAAGTTTTGCTGGAAAGGAAGTTAAACCGTTATCTTTATGTCACAGAAGGGACAGTATCAAACAATAGTGACTGAAAGGACTCCTTTGCTCCATTATGCTGAAAAAGCCTGTGAAAACTAGCAACTGAATCCAATTGTGTGTCCAGAGGGACAATGAATTGGCAGCCTTTTTACCTGAGTCCAGTTCTGCATTGTATCTATGAATTGTCACATCTCCTGCTTTAGCACTCTTACCTAATTAGAACTATAAACTGTCTTATTTCATAGTAAGAGCAATAAACCTTGCACTGTTGGGCAACAGCCCTCCTGCTATGCTACAGCAAGAATTCTTTCTGCAAGGCAAAAGGGACAGAGACTAAATCTGTCAAGTGTGGAGATGGCATAGACTAGTTTCTCTCTTCTCTAAAGCTTTTTGGTACAAAAGAATAACCTTGTAAACATGCAAAAACATCACAGTGACAGGATGGAAGACATGAAATACTGACCTGTTTCAGCAAACATCCTTGCTTGACTACTATGCCTCTGAATTCTTCTTTCAGGACCACATCATCATCACTAGAATTTCCCTCGCAGAAAAAACCACTGTCTGGCTGCATGACCACAAGAGAAATTCAGAAGTTACACAGCTACTGCATGTTTATGTACATATACAAATCTGGCTTCTCTTTGGGCTTCCCTCCACCCTGTTTCTTGCCACCCAAAAAATCAACCGTTATACTGGAGAAATCTCCCAGTGGAGCATCTCTCCATGTCACTATGGAAGTGTTTCAGTGTGAAGCAGAAATACACCAGTGGGTCTCGAAGCAACtgaagagagcagcagcatcgATGTATGTGTCAGTGCCTCCATACTCTGTGATTTTTGGTATCACATTTTCTCCATGATAGACAGGCTGTCTCAATCCCACGATGTCACCACTTTTTTAATGCACAGACAGCAGTTAATATGaagccctgccagcacagccaatCCGCTCCAGGCTAGCCATCCCTGCACCCAGCAGACCCATCCTCTTcctccattgatcacaaccaTCCAGAActtgggaagaagaaaagctcaACCTGGGATGTTTTCTAAAATGGCAAAAACTACCCCTAGTTTTTCAAATTTGCATTTCTCTATAGCTGTGATGTTGTGATGTGTGTATTGAGCGTATGATGTCTTGGGATCCATGCATCACATCCATTCCACACCAGATAAATTGTGATGCTACTTACTGAAACCTTGAATTTTGAAATGATGCAAATGTTGTTAACCATTCATATAGCTTAGACTAAATGTCTTGGATGACAGCAAGTCAGACATTGACCTGCTGTGGCCTCCTCACACCACATTGGTATTGAATCAAACTAGAAACaagctgaaagcaaacaaagcacACATGGGCTCCTAGAAGTGTCCTAGGCAGCCTGGAACTGTGATAGCCACAAGGCTGCCTTCACCAGCAGTCTCTCTGCTTCCAGTGCTGCACAGGTAAAGTCTCCCTACCAGGGACATATTGTaggaaaacaaatgaagtaATGGAAGATTCATGTTGCTGAAGTCAAGAGATTCTATGTGGTAAATATCAACAGAACTGTAATATTTAAGCATTTAACTTGACAGTACCTTTTTTGTTAGCATCAGTTCATAAGCCAAACATCTTTAAACAGTATTTGACTGTGAATGTGATATTGCAAGTTCTTCAAATCAATCTCCAGAATATGAAGCAATAAACAGAAAAGGTTGGGTAAACTACCAGACTGGTGTTATTGGGGGATATTAAAaccttctgcctctctgctcacaGGCAAGCTGTGTGTGTGCGCACATGCTGAGTCACATTTGATGGCTCTGCACAGATATGGGTTTGTAGCTTGTGCCACTCTGAGATGCCTCATGATAATGAATTACTCTCCTTCCACTGAATCATCAGGAGGAACTGATGGCTAAATTCTGGTCACTGGTGAAATTACCAGGAATCAAGTCTAAGTTAAAAAGAACCCAGCTTGATTTCAGCACTCAGTTCACACTTAGCTGCCAGGAAAAAGATACCCTGCTTACAAATATTAAAGCGAGCCAGTTTATTCTGTGTATCATGTAGAGAAAGACAATTAACATGGATCTCTCCATTTCTGTACAATCTTACTTCAGGACTGAGGATACACAATAAGAAGcctgagaaaagcaaagcacagtgAGTCTgggacaacaacaaaaaaacacaacagaataAACACTCACAAAGTAATAGAGAGCATCACTGAGATCTAAGAAGGGGGTGTCTGACAGTCCCTCGGCAGCAGCCTTGGACGTATCCCCTGCAGGCTGTAGGTAGCCTTCACTCAAGAGGGAGGAGGCGAGCATGAGACCTTCCTTGCGATTTCGGATGGAGTTGCTAGACACCAGCCAGTCAATCACAGAGGTGCCTGGAACAAACAATATTAGccacaaaacaagacaaatacAGAGAAGCCTAGAAACACAGGAAACAAGCCTATTCTATCTATTCACCAATGTCCTGAAAGATGTTCCTAGTGACAATGCAGAGAGCTAATCAGGAAAGGTGCTTGGGTCATCCAGTGAGGTACAGCTGATCCAGCTGATAGCAGGGGCAAGTACAACTCTTTAACATTGTACCTTAGGGAGACAAGAGCTGGGAGGGgatgcagggctgagctgggaagCCCCAAGGACAGGGACTGGGGAAGTACAAAGGACAGCCAAGCCTGAAGAAGGCAGCCTTCCAGGCTGCTATTTTACTGACACAGTCCTGTCAAAACTGGCTGGCTTTTGACTATAACACCCACAGATCTGACTTGGAGTAGGACAGGAATTACCATGCAACATGGCTTGttaatgaaaaattcagaaaggaagaagttttcTATAGTTAAGTGTTTAATGCAACTTTCTAGACAGATCTATTTCAGTCTTTCTGGCACtggtttaatttcttcttcctctgttgCTTAGCATGACCATAACTGAACACCTTTTCAAGCATTAACCTTTGAGCACCTCCTGTGTTGGTCAAGAAAACATCTGCCAAGTTTTCTTCGCAAACTCCTCTGAGCTCTACAGAGCTTCAAGCTGTTTTATCTATCTTTAGCCTCTTGGCCCTGTGCTCCCTTTATTGTATGGAAAAGATGGACAAGAGCTCCTTACCCGTAAAGCAGtaattgaacatttttttatctttctccaGCTTCAGCTCCTTTATTCCCTTTTCAGGATCTTTCATT
The Apus apus isolate bApuApu2 chromosome 3, bApuApu2.pri.cur, whole genome shotgun sequence genome window above contains:
- the PLEK gene encoding pleckstrin isoform X2, which encodes MGEKGSMFNTWKPMWVVLLEDGIEYYKRKADNSPKGMVPLKGSSVNSPCQDFGKRMFVFKLTVAKQQDHFFQAAYLEERDAWVRDIKKAIHCIDGGQRFARKSTRKSIRLPETINLSALYLSMKDPEKGIKELKLEKDKKMFNYCFTGTSVIDWLVSSNSIRNRKEGLMLASSLLSEGYLQPAGDTSKAAAEGLSDTPFLDLSDALYYFPDSGFFCEGNSSDDDVVLKEEFRGIVVKQGCLLKQGHRRKNWKVRKFVLRDDPAYLHYYDPAGGEEPLGAIHLRGCVVTAVEDMPDSKKYDVDNILFEIITANEIHYYLQAASPTERTEWIKAIQTVARTGK
- the PLEK gene encoding pleckstrin isoform X1, with protein sequence MEREPMRIREGYLVKKGSMFNTWKPMWVVLLEDGIEYYKRKADNSPKGMVPLKGSSVNSPCQDFGKRMFVFKLTVAKQQDHFFQAAYLEERDAWVRDIKKAIHCIDGGQRFARKSTRKSIRLPETINLSALYLSMKDPEKGIKELKLEKDKKMFNYCFTGTSVIDWLVSSNSIRNRKEGLMLASSLLSEGYLQPAGDTSKAAAEGLSDTPFLDLSDALYYFPDSGFFCEGNSSDDDVVLKEEFRGIVVKQGCLLKQGHRRKNWKVRKFVLRDDPAYLHYYDPAGGEEPLGAIHLRGCVVTAVEDMPDSKKYDVDNILFEIITANEIHYYLQAASPTERTEWIKAIQTVARTGK
- the PLEK gene encoding pleckstrin isoform X3; the protein is MFNTWKPMWVVLLEDGIEYYKRKADNSPKGMVPLKGSSVNSPCQDFGKRMFVFKLTVAKQQDHFFQAAYLEERDAWVRDIKKAIHCIDGGQRFARKSTRKSIRLPETINLSALYLSMKDPEKGIKELKLEKDKKMFNYCFTGTSVIDWLVSSNSIRNRKEGLMLASSLLSEGYLQPAGDTSKAAAEGLSDTPFLDLSDALYYFPDSGFFCEGNSSDDDVVLKEEFRGIVVKQGCLLKQGHRRKNWKVRKFVLRDDPAYLHYYDPAGGEEPLGAIHLRGCVVTAVEDMPDSKKYDVDNILFEIITANEIHYYLQAASPTERTEWIKAIQTVARTGK